From the Mycobacteriales bacterium genome, the window AACGCGAACTTCGCGTCGAGGTCCGCGCGGATCTCGTCCTTCGACCGGCCTTGGACGCCCGACTGCCAGTCGACGTACATGCCGACGTTGGGACCCCACATCCAGCTCGGTACGACGGTGTTCACCCGGATCTTGTGGGCACCGAGCTCGGGCGCGAGGCCGTACATCATCGACACCGCCGCGCCCTTCGACGAACCGTAGGCGAGCTGCTGCACGTCACGTGCCGGGAAGACCCACTGCTGCGACCCGATGAACACCACCGAGCCCCCCTGTCGTTTGAGCAGCGGGAACGCGGCTCGGACCGTCGCCGCGGTCGCGAACACGTTGACCTCGAAGGTGTCCCGCCACTGCTTGTCGCTGGTCGCCTCGATCCCGCCCATGCCGGCGTCGTAGCTGGCGCAGATCACAAGGCCGTCCAGCTTGCCGAACCGATCGTCGACGGCGGCCATCAGCTGCGCGAGCTGCTCCGGGTCGGTGATGTCGGTGGCGCAGTGCCCGACGCGTTCGCCG encodes:
- a CDS encoding SDR family oxidoreductase, whose product is MLGGKSILVIGVGPGLGREIARVAHRDGASVFLAARREDNLRAAAAELDPTGERVGHCATDITDPEQLAQLMAAVDDRFGKLDGLVICASYDAGMGGIEATSDKQWRDTFEVNVFATAATVRAAFPLLKRQGGSVVFIGSQQWVFPARDVQQLAYGSSKGAAVSMMYGLAPELGAHKIRVNTVVPSWMWGPNVGMYVDWQSGVQGRSKDEIRADLDAKFALGEMATDRDVAEAVGFFLSDRARSITGQSLLVNAGELAR